One region of Oryza glaberrima chromosome 7, OglaRS2, whole genome shotgun sequence genomic DNA includes:
- the LOC127779239 gene encoding E3 ubiquitin-protein ligase RKP — translation MSSPGRSGFSPGLAQLLSSRDKAKVSSQKSHLVSYHDEIGHQDIERTLEHIFDLPHKSVVRPPGPIDVGFVRSVLRNQARKFDLGGKDSRKYDDGVLIVDKGAGQTKVVLDDSSICGKFKSIWGPLLVESSASFSSARANACVWNGKWMYEVTLETSGVQQLGWATLSCPFTDQKGVGDSDDSYAFDGRRVTKWNNDPEQYGQMWAVGDVIGCCINLDAGEISFYRNGNFLGVAFDGIRKVGPRKGYYPAISLSEGERCHLNFGSHPFRYPVDGFNSIEAPPHFCMFAAYLLRCLFRLLEVQNLEKSESAYFEKLRRVKKFAPLRELFRPISEGICAEFFGAAEGSQGCSEYITWGSFITLLTDVFRVREPHDFLCLDQVLELFLQFPGCSSLLQELIVALSCMCKAAPLVLTECPFSGPYPFLALACHILRHKDVMHLWWKSEDFAFSFEGFLTMKIPNKQDLQYLVPSVWWPGSSEDEVSMTLSMTTLSDAIKKIEDKHRELCSLVICFVPPTSPPLLPGSVFRSFVQSSILKARGGDHRMASSGTFNDTVLVSLYTVILHLLSEGFSMDSSGPASSSRINYGTGVGFLHKGGKRRFPTQLLLRNDAYYNVIPRLGGSLNHLLMFHQIDANEDEVQWDEGCMNDEETRITHTTAQKPCCCSITDVTVGLRFKENAKYIPSTSKGPCKSMHEKSAHIASECSVRSLSNEIEDKPITSAQSEIEYGYQALHHLESMSMTNQFSSEALREEELLDFMLLLYHLGVSPNFRQAFYFVSQQSQSISLLEETDRQIREKSCMEQVRRLKEARNSYHEELVDCVRHCVWYRATVFSSWKQRGMYATCMWVVELLLVLSDSSSIFHYIPEFYVESLVDCFHALRRSDPPFVSPAVFLKHGLASFVTLVVKHFDDPRIVSPDLKDHLLQTISILVQYKEFMFVFENNREAINRMPRSLLSAFDNRSWIPVTNILFQLCKGFGFASSKNVEPSSSAIFQVLLRETCIHEEELFLSFLNRLFNTLSWTMTESSMSIREMQEKRQVADLQQRKCSVIFDISCSLARILEFFTREIPHAFLMGPDMNLRRLAELVVFILNHIILAADAEFFDMTLRRPGQHQEKTNCTMILAPLVGIILNLMESSSTSGHRELNDVITVFTSMDCPATIHFGLQYLLSYNWSNVLRGDASLAKLAQLEEFSHYFMHITMSADGNEEQGFSTASNEEEDNCCICYNSDSDTTFEPCHHRSCYGCITRHLLNSQRCFFCNAVVTSVTRIADSRIESRSPLAP, via the exons ATGTCCAGCCCTGGAAGGAGTGGGTTCTCCCCTGGGTTGGCGCAGTTGTTATCATCTAGAGATAAAGCGAAGGTTAGTTCCCAGAAGTCGCACTTGGTATCGTACCATGACGAGATTGGGCACCAGGATATTGAGAGGACGCTAGAGCATATATTTGATCTCCCTCACAAGTCGGTGGTCCGGCCTCCGGGTCCGATTGATGTGGGATTTGTGCGCTCGGTATTGCGGAATCAGGCAAGGAAGTTTGATCTTGGCGGGAAAGATAGCCGTAAATATGATGATGGTGTTCTGATTGTGGATAAAGGTGCTGGGCAAACTAAGGTTGTTCTTGATGATTCGAGCATTTGTGGCAAGTTCAAGAGCATTTGGGGACCTTTGCTTGTTGAGAGCTCGGCATCATTCAGCAGCGCTAGGGCTAACGCCTGCGTGTGGAATGGCAAGTGGATGTATGAGGTTACCCTGGAGACGTCCGGAGTGCAGCAGCTTGGATGGGCTACTCTCTCGTGCCCCTTCACTGATCAGAAAGGAGTTGGTGATTCTGATGATTCATATGCATTTGATGGCCGGCGGGTGACCAAATGGAACAACGATCCAGAACAATATGGGCAGATGTGGGCAGTAGGAGATGTGATTGGTTGCTGCATCAACTTGGATGCTGGGGAGATCAGTTTCTACAGGAATGGGAATTTTCTTGGTGTTGCCTTTGATGGGATTCGCAAAGTGGGACCTAGGAAAGGCTACTATCCTGCAATTTCTCTCTCAGAAGGTGAGCGTTGCCATCTGAACTTCGGCTCACATCCATTCAGGTATCCTGTAGATGGGTTCAATTCAATTGAGGCACCGCCACATTTTTGTATGTTTGCGGCATATCTTCTTAGATGTTTGTTCCGTCTACTAGAAGTTCAAAATCTGGAAAAATCTGAATCTGCATACTTCGAGAAACTAAGGAGGGTCAAGAAATTTGCACCTTTACGTGAACTATTTCGACCAATTTCGGAAGGGATATGTGCAGAATTTTTCGGTGCCGCTGAAGGAAGCCAAGGGTGTTCTGAATATATCACCTGGGGATCTTTCATCACCCTTCTTACAGATGTTTTCAGGGTACGGGAGCCGCATGATTTCTTATGCCTTGACCAGGTTCTTGAACTTTTTCTACAGTTCCCGGGGTGCAGTTCATTACTGCAGGAGCTCATTGTGGCTCTTTCTTGTATGTGCAAAGCTGCTCCACTTGTGTTGACAGAATGCCCATTTTCTGGACCATATCCATTTTTAGCGCTGGCTTGCCACATTCTTAGGCATAAAGATGTAATGCATCTGTGGTGGAAGTCAGAAGATTTTGCATTCTCATTTGAAGGATTTCTTACGATGAAGATTCCAAACAAGCAGGACTTGCAGTACCTTGTACCTTCTGTTTGGTGGCCTGGGTCTTCTGAAGATGAGGTTAGCATGACATTATCGATGACAACACTCTCTGATGCAATTAAGAAG ATTGAGGATAAGCACCGTGAGCTTTGCAGCTTGGTGATATGCTTTGTACCACCAACGTCTCCCCCTCTGCTTCCTGGATCTGTGTTTCGGTCATTTGTACAAAGTTCAATACTAAAGGCTAGAGGTGGAGATCATAGGATGGCTTCCAGTGGGACTTTCAATGACACGGTGCTTGTCTCACTGTACACTGTAATCCTCCATTTGTTGTCTGAAGGATTTTCTATGGATTCTTCTGGACCTGCATCATCCTCTAGAATAAATTATGGAACTGGTGTTGGATTTCTCCACAAAGGTGGAAAGCGGAGGTTTCCTACACAGTTATTATTGAGGAATGATGCCTATTACAATGTAATTCCTAGACTTGGTGGATCACTAAATCACCTGTTGATGTTTCACCAAATTGATGCCAATGAAGATGAGGTGCAGTGGGATGAAGGTTGCATGAATGATGAAGAAACACGGATAACACACACTACAGCACAAAAACCTTGCTGCTGTTCAATCACAGATGTCACTGTTGGCCTGAGATTTAAAGAAAATGCCAAGTACATACCATCAACTTCGAAAGGCCCATGCAAGTCCATGCATGAAAAATCTGCACATATTGCCTCTGAATGCAGTGTGAGAAGTCTTAGTAATGAGATTGAAGACAAACCTATCACAAGTGCTCAATCAGAAATTGAATATGGCTATCAAGCACTACATCATTTAGAAAGCATGTCGATGACAAACCAATTTTCATCAGAAGCACTAAGAGAAGAAGAGTTGCTTGATTTTATGCTGCTGTTATATCATCTGGGTGTCTCACCAAATTTTAGGCAG GCATTCTATTTTGTGTCCCAGCAATCACAATCCATTTCTTTACTAGAAGAAACTGATAGGCAGATAAGAGAAAAATCATGCATGGAGCAAGTAAGACGCTTGAAGGAAGCCCGCAATAGTTATCATGAGGAGTTGGTGGATTGTGTCAGGCATTGTGTTTG GTATCGTGCCACTGTTTTTTCTTCATGGAAGCAAAGGGGAATGTATGCAACTTGCATGTGGGTTGTGGAGCTTCTTTTGGTGCTCAGTGATTCTTCTTCCATTTTCCACTATATTCCTGAATTCTATGTGGAATCATTG GTAGACTGTTTCCATGCCCTGCGGCGGAGTGATCCTCCTTTTGTCTCTCCTGCAGTATTTCTTAAGCATGGGCTAGCTTCATTT GTCACTCTTGTTGTCAAACACTTTGATGATCCAAGGATAGTGAGTCCAGACTTGAAAGATCATCTTCTTCAAACAATATCGATTCTTGTACAGTATAAAGAATTCATGTTTGTATTTGAGAACAATCGGGAGGCTATAAACAGAATGCCAAGATCACTTCTGTCAGCTTTTGATAATAGATCATGGATACCTGTTACCAACATACTTTTCCAACTCTGCAAAGGTTTTGGCTTTGCTTCATCTAAGAATGTTGAACCTTCATCATCTGCAATTTTCCAG GTCCTACTCAGGGAGACATGTATTCATGAAGAAGAACTGTTTTTATCCTTTCTCAATCGACTTTTCAACACATTAAGTTGGACTATGACCGAGTCCTCTATGTCCATCCGTGAGATGCAAGAGAAGCGCCAG GTTGCAGATTTGCAGCAAAGAAAGTGCAGTGTTATTTTTGACATATCATGTAGTCTTGCAAGGATTTTGGAATTCTTCACCAGAGAGATTCCTCATGCATTCCTGATGGGGCCAGATATGAATCTGCGGAGGTTGGCTGAATTAGTTGTCTTTATTCTGAACCACATCATATTAGCAGCCGATGCAGAGTTCTTTGACAT GACTCTAAGACGGCCAGGGCAACatcaagaaaaaacaaattgcaCTATGATCTTGGCTCCTCTTGTTGGCATTATCCTCAATCTTATGGAAAGCAGCAGTACTTCAGGCCATAGGGAGTTAAATGATGTGATTACAGTGTTCACAAGCATGGATTGCCCTGCCACAATCCATTTTGGGTTGCAGTACCTACTGAGCTACAATTGG AGCAATGTTCTCCGAGGTGACGCTTCCCTTGCAAAGCTAGCTCAGCTTGAAGAATTCTCCCATTACTTTATGCACATCACTATGTCAGCGGATGGCAATGAAGAGCAAGGTTTCAGCACTGCCAGTAACGAAGAGGAGGACAACTGCTGCATATGCTACAATTCCGATTCGGATACCACATTCGAGCCATGCCATCACAGGTCCTGCTACGGCTGCATAACCAGGCACCTCCTCAACAGCCAAAGGTGCTTCTTCTGCAATGCAGTGGTGACTTCAGTTACCAGGATAGCTGATTCGCGCATCGAATCTCGGTCACCTTTGGCACCGTAA